In Halalkalicoccus sp. NIPERK01, one DNA window encodes the following:
- a CDS encoding universal stress protein — MEKHILVPMTHAEESDKALEYAITNFPDAEFTVIHVINPGYQYGVEGYVGYEQIMEQERRKANELFGKATEIAASHGVTITTEQLTGHTPTTILQYADEQQADQIVLGSRGRGGISRLLLGSVAEAVTRRSSIPVTIVR, encoded by the coding sequence ATGGAAAAACACATCCTTGTGCCGATGACCCATGCCGAGGAATCGGATAAAGCATTAGAGTATGCGATCACGAATTTCCCGGATGCAGAATTCACAGTTATTCACGTGATCAATCCGGGATATCAATACGGAGTAGAGGGGTATGTCGGCTACGAGCAGATCATGGAGCAAGAACGCCGAAAAGCTAACGAGCTCTTTGGGAAAGCAACGGAAATCGCAGCGAGTCACGGAGTAACGATTACAACCGAGCAACTAACGGGGCATACGCCAACAACTATTCTACAATATGCAGACGAACAGCAGGCTGACCAGATCGTGCTTGGGAGTCGCGGTAGAGGTGGCATTTCGCGACTGCTGTTGGGGAGCGTTGCTGAGGCTGTTACGCGGCGGTCATCGATTCCGGTAACGATCGTCCGGTGA
- a CDS encoding helix-turn-helix domain-containing protein, with amino-acid sequence MNSQQPTLKQSVATVEPIPPRLDSSTSKLVYLYLWTSESATIDELHAVLGLEKLTLYPVLNTLIAADLVTQSEDSYRCQKRLPNETRA; translated from the coding sequence ATGAACTCCCAACAGCCCACTCTCAAACAGTCAGTAGCGACTGTCGAACCGATACCACCTCGTCTGGACTCAAGTACCTCTAAGCTCGTGTACCTGTACTTGTGGACCAGCGAGTCGGCAACGATTGACGAACTCCACGCAGTACTTGGCCTCGAGAAACTGACGCTGTATCCCGTCCTGAACACTCTCATAGCGGCGGATCTCGTTACCCAATCCGAGGACAGCTACCGCTGTCAGAAACGCCTGCCAAACGAGACGAGAGCATGA
- a CDS encoding antitoxin VapB family protein, translated as MATKTISLDEEAYERLKARKREGESFSEVVKRIAGERSWAEVAGILSEDEADDLEAIIEDGRERSRDRRNRLADDLRGKE; from the coding sequence ATGGCGACCAAAACGATCTCGCTTGACGAGGAGGCCTACGAACGGCTCAAAGCCCGCAAACGGGAGGGAGAATCCTTCTCGGAGGTCGTCAAACGAATCGCAGGCGAACGGTCTTGGGCCGAGGTCGCAGGCATCCTCTCTGAGGACGAGGCGGACGACCTCGAAGCAATCATCGAGGATGGACGGGAACGCTCCCGCGACCGCCGTAACCGCCTCGCTGACGACCTTCGGGGCAAGGAATGA
- a CDS encoding type II toxin-antitoxin system VapC family toxin, whose protein sequence is MIEDTSFIIDILHDDSEAVRFLDIIESEHRPERLASITVLELYEAVPQLDAPKERRQKILAVLDSRHAIPGDAKVMRKAGKLSGELITSGQEIDREDCIIAATALLHDEPIVTRNVDHFERIDGLDVRTY, encoded by the coding sequence ATGATCGAGGACACCTCGTTTATCATCGATATCCTTCATGATGACTCCGAGGCCGTCCGATTTCTCGATATCATCGAGTCCGAACACCGACCAGAACGCCTTGCCAGCATTACCGTACTCGAACTTTACGAGGCCGTCCCGCAGTTGGATGCCCCGAAAGAGCGCCGCCAGAAGATACTCGCTGTCCTCGACTCCCGCCACGCCATCCCCGGTGACGCAAAGGTAATGCGAAAGGCTGGGAAACTCTCAGGCGAACTTATCACATCCGGACAAGAAATCGACCGCGAAGACTGCATCATCGCCGCTACCGCTCTTCTCCACGACGAGCCCATTGTCACCCGGAACGTTGACCACTTCGAACGCATCGATGGTCTCGACGTACGAACATACTGA
- a CDS encoding creatininase family protein, which produces MPDTHRLDEMRHPEVESYLDRAETPTALIPVGTTEQHGEHLAMGTDAFIPTEICERIAEDVDALVGPPINYGASDMHAGYAGITYLTYRTLATVVHDIAYSLAEAGFTDIVFLSGHLTNDWAAKVGANQASHDLPEENYVYAFPYWDALSSEDMEEYLSFDAGWHANIGETAAVLAIDEDLVDLENTAFDAPDLPMDIENPAALLDHLLIGKGAYYRISETGVWGDPSDATAELGEDYFETITHAVAELINTFQDVRDEIYQRQRPDRAQEQWDT; this is translated from the coding sequence ATGCCGGACACTCACAGACTTGATGAGATGAGACATCCCGAGGTCGAATCGTACTTAGACCGCGCAGAGACACCAACGGCGTTGATTCCAGTCGGAACAACCGAACAGCACGGCGAGCACCTTGCGATGGGGACTGATGCTTTCATTCCAACGGAAATCTGCGAACGCATTGCAGAGGACGTTGACGCGCTTGTCGGTCCACCGATAAACTATGGCGCATCGGACATGCACGCCGGATACGCGGGCATCACATACCTCACGTACAGAACCCTAGCAACGGTAGTACACGATATCGCATATTCGTTGGCCGAAGCCGGATTCACTGATATCGTGTTTCTGTCCGGCCACCTCACTAATGACTGGGCAGCAAAAGTCGGGGCCAATCAGGCGTCACACGACTTGCCCGAAGAGAACTACGTGTATGCATTCCCCTATTGGGATGCGTTAAGTAGTGAAGACATGGAAGAGTACCTATCATTCGATGCCGGCTGGCACGCGAATATCGGGGAAACGGCGGCGGTACTGGCTATTGATGAGGACCTTGTCGATCTCGAAAATACGGCCTTTGACGCTCCTGATCTGCCGATGGACATCGAGAACCCTGCAGCACTATTGGATCATTTACTCATTGGCAAGGGCGCGTACTACCGGATTAGTGAAACTGGCGTCTGGGGCGATCCAAGTGATGCAACTGCAGAACTCGGCGAAGACTACTTCGAGACGATCACCCACGCTGTCGCCGAACTCATCAACACGTTCCAAGACGTTCGCGACGAGATCTACCAGCGCCAACGCCCAGACCGTGCACAAGAGCAGTGGGATACTTGA
- a CDS encoding M14 family zinc carboxypeptidase — protein sequence MKRRSFLKTTAASFGLATVGTASAKPDRDNYRPGGPKLGSSKSINLNAFHTNEELTRELEAIDRKSNRVSLEEIGRSAGRNDPIWEVQVGNGDTEVHLITQIHGDEAIGTEVALKVIKSLGMSNSRQVNHILDNLSFTIIPRVNPDGAMYHYDFDGDGDAEWVGRRQNTQSWTEGESQYRPYYYSTSPGGDPGYDMNRDFNIQPPSEFNPRTDAEEEWWSDEQYLDMPYEGHTLFRSGLRLAPEVRAVTESFIDADPDYAITHHHKGGNLYPDSGDENKPAKQTLMSVMAAYGEDYLDRSPFYPATHEPVTDAVNPFLDYETSTRSIKLNSLVIDALAQRGNSIFDSITRYGYYPLWGSYLDSLSPNIANDANSVAGMLYEVAYQTDDLGQKGLGRQMELTKVGFLESFDALADDPELADYSVETYFDTPLYGEGIQSR from the coding sequence ATGAAACGAAGATCATTCTTGAAGACAACAGCAGCATCGTTCGGGCTGGCGACCGTTGGGACGGCAAGCGCCAAACCGGACCGAGATAACTATCGACCAGGTGGGCCAAAGCTCGGCAGTTCAAAATCGATCAATCTGAATGCGTTCCACACGAATGAGGAACTCACGAGAGAACTCGAAGCCATAGATCGAAAAAGCAATCGTGTCTCACTAGAAGAGATCGGCCGCTCGGCCGGACGCAATGATCCGATCTGGGAAGTTCAGGTTGGTAACGGCGATACGGAGGTCCATCTCATCACACAGATCCACGGAGACGAGGCGATTGGAACTGAGGTAGCGCTCAAAGTAATCAAGAGCCTCGGTATGAGCAACTCACGGCAGGTCAATCACATCCTTGATAACCTTTCGTTCACCATTATTCCGCGGGTCAATCCCGACGGTGCGATGTACCACTATGACTTCGACGGTGATGGTGATGCCGAGTGGGTTGGCCGTCGTCAGAATACTCAGTCTTGGACGGAGGGTGAGTCACAGTATCGGCCATATTACTACTCTACCTCTCCCGGTGGCGATCCAGGCTACGACATGAACCGTGATTTCAACATCCAGCCACCATCAGAATTCAACCCACGGACGGACGCTGAAGAGGAGTGGTGGTCCGATGAGCAATATCTGGATATGCCGTATGAGGGACATACGCTCTTCAGGAGTGGCCTGCGGTTGGCGCCTGAAGTCAGAGCCGTCACGGAATCGTTTATCGACGCCGATCCCGATTACGCGATTACGCATCACCACAAGGGCGGGAACCTTTATCCAGACTCTGGTGATGAGAACAAGCCTGCTAAACAGACCCTCATGAGCGTGATGGCAGCCTACGGTGAGGATTATCTCGATCGCTCACCGTTCTATCCCGCAACTCATGAGCCCGTCACCGATGCTGTCAACCCATTTCTTGATTATGAAACGAGCACACGCTCAATCAAGTTGAACTCGCTGGTGATCGACGCACTGGCCCAGCGGGGTAACAGTATCTTCGACAGCATCACCCGATATGGCTACTACCCACTATGGGGATCGTACCTCGACAGTTTGAGTCCTAATATCGCCAACGATGCCAATAGCGTCGCGGGAATGCTCTACGAAGTCGCCTATCAGACCGATGATCTCGGTCAGAAAGGCCTTGGTCGGCAGATGGAACTCACGAAAGTCGGGTTTCTCGAGTCGTTCGACGCACTCGCCGACGACCCCGAACTGGCTGATTACAGCGTTGAGACGTACTTTGACACCCCATTGTACGGCGAGGGGATTCAATCACGATGA
- a CDS encoding RraA family protein codes for MSTDTGPIDATLLDRLEQCSPSAVADTKHESVETLASAITPVHSDCTFAGTVRTVVLDPTALWAPVQTLDTALEDEVIVVDTNDGVEEAVWGELLSTYARATGVRGVVTNGAVRDVAGVRNLGFPVFARTVTPRGPSGRKEVERNVQVTIGGVSIEPGDVLVGDESGVVAIDRDAVEDVTPAAETVAQTERDVDRLIDEGRSLERAFEDAGM; via the coding sequence ATGTCAACGGATACCGGTCCGATCGACGCCACACTCCTCGATCGGTTGGAGCAGTGCTCTCCATCCGCAGTCGCGGACACGAAACACGAAAGCGTGGAAACGCTGGCCTCCGCAATTACGCCGGTCCATTCCGACTGCACGTTCGCTGGGACGGTCCGAACAGTCGTGCTTGACCCTACAGCACTCTGGGCCCCCGTTCAGACTCTCGATACTGCTCTCGAAGACGAGGTCATCGTGGTCGATACTAATGACGGCGTTGAGGAGGCCGTCTGGGGAGAGTTGCTCTCGACATACGCGAGAGCAACTGGTGTGAGAGGAGTGGTTACGAATGGAGCCGTCAGGGATGTCGCCGGGGTTCGAAATCTCGGCTTTCCCGTCTTCGCACGGACAGTTACGCCTCGCGGGCCGAGCGGACGCAAAGAGGTCGAGCGGAACGTTCAGGTCACGATTGGTGGTGTATCGATCGAGCCAGGAGACGTGCTTGTTGGTGACGAATCCGGAGTGGTTGCAATCGACCGTGACGCCGTTGAGGATGTCACCCCGGCCGCCGAGACCGTCGCTCAGACGGAACGAGACGTAGACCGGTTGATCGATGAGGGGCGATCGCTTGAACGGGCGTTCGAGGACGCGGGGATGTAG
- a CDS encoding dihydrofolate reductase family protein has protein sequence MANLVYVINASLDGYIADENGNFDWAQPSEDAHVFFNDLQRSVGTFLCGRRMYETMRVWDTFLLDDLPEVQREFAEAWRDTDKVVYSTTLDTVPEPRTRLEQTFDTEVVHSMKDQADRDLSIGGAGLAAEAIRAGLVDRYVLRLVPTIVGGGTRALPDAARVDLALNTTRRFDDGSVLVDYSLR, from the coding sequence ATGGCCAACCTCGTCTACGTCATCAACGCATCACTCGACGGCTACATCGCCGACGAGAACGGCAACTTCGACTGGGCACAGCCATCTGAGGACGCGCATGTCTTCTTCAACGACCTCCAACGATCGGTGGGCACCTTCCTTTGCGGCCGTCGCATGTATGAGACGATGCGGGTGTGGGACACCTTTCTCCTCGACGACCTACCCGAGGTACAACGCGAGTTCGCCGAGGCGTGGCGGGATACCGACAAGGTCGTCTACTCGACCACCCTGGACACCGTGCCGGAACCGCGGACCCGTCTGGAGCAGACGTTCGACACCGAAGTGGTACATAGCATGAAAGACCAAGCCGACCGCGACCTGTCCATCGGTGGCGCCGGCCTCGCTGCCGAGGCCATCCGGGCAGGTCTAGTCGACCGGTATGTACTGCGCTTGGTCCCGACGATCGTCGGTGGGGGGACCCGAGCCCTCCCCGACGCAGCGCGGGTCGACCTCGCGCTCAACACGACACGTCGTTTCGACGACGGCTCCGTCCTCGTCGACTACAGCCTCCGATGA
- a CDS encoding VOC family protein: MAIKQMDNVLIVVEDLEPAKAFFTELGMQLEGETRVEGEWADRVVGLENVQSDIAMMRTPDGHSRVELSKFITPEATRDGSEEPAVNTLGIRRIMFTVDDVDEVLDRLRSHEAKLVGEVAQYEDVYRLCFVRGPEGIIVGLAEELDGA; encoded by the coding sequence ATGGCGATCAAGCAGATGGACAACGTCCTCATCGTGGTCGAGGACCTCGAACCTGCGAAGGCGTTCTTCACAGAGCTCGGCATGCAGTTGGAGGGCGAGACGCGCGTCGAGGGAGAGTGGGCGGATCGCGTCGTGGGCCTTGAGAACGTCCAGAGCGACATCGCCATGATGCGGACCCCCGATGGCCACAGCCGCGTCGAGCTCTCGAAGTTCATCACGCCCGAGGCCACCCGCGACGGTTCCGAGGAACCGGCGGTGAACACCCTGGGGATCCGCCGCATCATGTTCACAGTCGACGACGTCGACGAAGTCCTCGACCGTCTCCGTTCCCACGAAGCCAAACTCGTGGGCGAAGTCGCCCAGTACGAAGACGTGTACCGCCTCTGCTTCGTGCGCGGCCCCGAAGGCATTATCGTCGGGTTGGCCGAGGAGCTCGACGGAGCCTAG